From the Hyphomicrobium sp. ghe19 genome, one window contains:
- a CDS encoding phosphatase PAP2 family protein, giving the protein MSAPGFAFGTEERHDGDAAEEQPVIGAISLIKCALAVGALAFAVFSVAPGIDLAIARLFYAGNGQFIGNQLAMFGMLRFTFSGLFYLTCAVTAVGLVITARTAAKWLGLGLRKWLFIAVCLLTGPLVVANIGFKDHWGRARPRDVVEFAGSKAFTAPFPASNQCNYNCSFVSGEASSVFMVLFVAALLFKSLSRNFVTLGILLGGLAGLTRMAQGGHFLSDVIFAGVLMALTGASLQLLFDTLESERKNSIEPSSA; this is encoded by the coding sequence ATGTCGGCGCCGGGCTTTGCTTTCGGGACGGAAGAGCGCCACGACGGTGATGCGGCTGAAGAACAGCCCGTCATCGGCGCTATCAGCCTGATCAAGTGCGCCCTCGCTGTTGGCGCCCTTGCGTTCGCGGTATTCAGCGTGGCGCCCGGAATAGACCTCGCGATCGCGCGTCTCTTCTACGCCGGAAACGGCCAGTTCATCGGCAACCAGCTGGCTATGTTCGGAATGCTGCGCTTCACCTTCAGCGGCCTGTTCTATCTGACGTGCGCGGTGACCGCCGTCGGCCTGGTCATCACCGCGCGGACTGCCGCCAAATGGCTCGGCTTGGGGCTACGGAAATGGCTCTTCATTGCCGTCTGCCTCCTGACCGGCCCCCTGGTCGTCGCCAACATAGGCTTCAAGGATCATTGGGGCCGCGCCCGCCCCCGAGACGTCGTCGAATTTGCAGGCAGCAAGGCATTCACCGCGCCCTTCCCTGCCTCGAACCAGTGCAATTACAATTGCTCGTTCGTTTCGGGAGAGGCCTCGTCCGTGTTCATGGTGCTGTTTGTTGCTGCACTGCTGTTCAAATCCCTGTCGCGCAACTTTGTCACACTGGGCATCCTGCTCGGCGGCCTCGCCGGTCTGACGCGAATGGCTCAAGGCGGACATTTTCTATCCGACGTCATCTTCGCCGGCGTGCTGATGGCGTTGACCGGTGCAAGCTTGCAACTCCTTTTCGACACATTGGAGTCCGAGCGTAAAAATTCAATCGAACCGAGTTCGGCGTAA
- the purB gene encoding adenylosuccinate lyase: protein MIPRYSRPEMTRIWEPETRFRIWFEIEAHAATASAQIGIIPEAAAKNIWEKGSAATFDVARIDEIEAVTKHDVIAFLTHLAEHVGPDARFIHQGMTSSDVLDTCLNVQLVRAADLLIADLDRLLAALKTRAFEYKDAITIGRSHGIHAEPTTFGVKLAYAYAEFERARERMIAARKEVATCAISGAVGTFANVDPRIEEYVAEKMGLVPEPVSTQIIPRDRHAMYFATLGVVASSIERLATEIRHLQRTEVLEAEEYFSPGQKGSSAMPHKRNPVLSENLTGLARMVRAYALPAMENVALWHERDISHSSVERMIGPDATVTLDFALARLAGVIEKLVVYPETMKRNMEKLGGLHNSQRVLLALTQAGVSREDAYALVQRNAMKTWELGKDFLTELKSDKDVTAKVPAAALEAMFDIDYHTAHVDTIFRRVFGSA from the coding sequence ATGATACCCCGCTATTCACGACCCGAGATGACGCGCATCTGGGAGCCCGAAACACGTTTCCGCATCTGGTTCGAGATCGAAGCTCACGCCGCGACCGCCAGCGCCCAAATCGGCATAATCCCCGAGGCTGCGGCAAAAAACATCTGGGAAAAAGGTTCGGCCGCGACCTTCGACGTCGCCCGCATTGATGAGATAGAGGCGGTTACGAAACACGATGTGATCGCCTTTTTGACGCACCTCGCCGAGCACGTCGGCCCGGACGCACGCTTCATCCATCAGGGAATGACCTCGTCCGACGTGCTGGACACTTGCTTGAACGTCCAATTGGTGCGCGCCGCCGATCTTTTGATAGCGGACCTCGACCGCCTTCTCGCCGCTCTCAAGACCCGCGCGTTCGAATATAAGGATGCGATCACCATAGGTCGCAGCCACGGCATCCATGCCGAGCCGACCACCTTCGGCGTCAAGCTCGCCTACGCCTATGCGGAATTCGAGCGCGCGCGCGAGCGCATGATCGCCGCCCGGAAGGAAGTCGCGACGTGCGCCATCTCTGGCGCGGTCGGAACCTTCGCCAACGTCGATCCACGGATCGAGGAATACGTCGCCGAGAAGATGGGGCTCGTTCCCGAACCCGTGTCGACGCAAATCATTCCGCGCGACCGTCACGCGATGTACTTCGCCACACTCGGCGTCGTCGCCTCGAGCATCGAGCGCCTCGCAACCGAGATCCGCCATCTGCAGCGGACGGAAGTGCTCGAAGCGGAAGAATATTTCTCGCCGGGCCAGAAGGGCTCGTCGGCGATGCCGCACAAGCGCAACCCCGTGCTCTCGGAAAACCTGACGGGTCTCGCCCGGATGGTTCGCGCCTACGCGCTCCCCGCCATGGAAAATGTCGCCCTCTGGCACGAACGGGACATCTCGCATTCAAGCGTCGAGCGGATGATCGGACCTGACGCGACGGTAACGCTCGACTTTGCCTTGGCGCGCCTCGCCGGCGTCATCGAAAAGCTGGTCGTCTATCCGGAGACGATGAAGCGGAACATGGAAAAGCTCGGCGGCTTGCACAATTCCCAGCGCGTGTTGCTGGCTTTGACCCAGGCTGGCGTCAGCCGCGAGGACGCCTACGCGCTCGTCCAGCGCAACGCCATGAAGACGTGGGAATTGGGCAAGGATTTCTTGACCGAGCTCAAGTCCGACAAGGACGTGACCGCCAAGGTGCCCGCCGCAGCACTCGAGGCGATGTTCGACATCGACTATCACACCGCCCACGTCGACACGATTTTCCGGCGCGTCTTCGGCAGCGCCTGA
- a CDS encoding CDGSH iron-sulfur domain-containing protein, with protein MSDDAVVAQTGPYQVDLTEGQEYWYCRCGRSKTQPFCDGSHEGTSFEPMRFVPDHTGTFNLCGCKATDDEPYCDGTHNVL; from the coding sequence ATGTCTGACGACGCCGTAGTCGCCCAAACCGGGCCCTATCAGGTCGATCTCACAGAGGGCCAGGAATATTGGTATTGCCGCTGCGGCAGGTCCAAGACCCAGCCCTTTTGCGACGGCTCGCACGAAGGCACGTCCTTTGAACCGATGCGGTTCGTCCCGGACCACACGGGCACCTTTAACCTCTGTGGCTGCAAGGCGACCGACGACGAACCCTATTGCGACGGCACCCATAACGTCTTGTAA
- a CDS encoding APC family permease, protein MADLFRKKSVAYDDSDFGMKRVLSALDLTLLGIGAIIGTGIFVLTGVAAATQSGPAVVMSFVVAGLACGFAALSYAELASSVGGCGSAYGYSYAAFGELIAWIIAWDLILEYGVSVAAVANGWSGYFNNALTAVGVGLPPELTKGPFAGGIVNLPAFGIVFLLMIMLIIGVKETARVNAAMVAVKLGTIAIFLAVAIFNIHPENWTPFAPFGWFDHNAEGRPVGILAGASLVFFAYVGFDAVSTAVEEARDPQRDVPRGLVGSLIFCTIIYIVVSGVLTGIVNYTELNVSSPVAFALQKIGYNWASALVAAGVITGLTTVMLVLYYALTRIIVGVSRDGLLPPYFSVVNRRTHTPVRTTVIVGFVMAIMAGFLPLGILAELVNIGTLAAFVLVCAGVIALRMSHPDLPRPFKMPGGLIIPVLGILSCGALIAFLPFETHLRFIVWLALGLVIYFAYSIRHSRLAVA, encoded by the coding sequence ATGGCCGATCTCTTTCGTAAGAAGTCTGTCGCCTACGACGACTCGGACTTCGGCATGAAGCGGGTCTTGAGCGCGCTCGATCTGACGCTGCTGGGCATCGGCGCGATCATCGGAACCGGTATTTTCGTCCTGACCGGGGTAGCTGCGGCAACGCAGTCCGGCCCAGCCGTCGTGATGTCCTTCGTCGTCGCGGGATTGGCGTGCGGATTTGCGGCACTGTCCTATGCCGAACTTGCTTCCAGCGTCGGCGGTTGCGGCAGCGCCTACGGCTACAGTTACGCGGCCTTCGGTGAACTCATCGCCTGGATCATCGCCTGGGACCTCATCCTGGAATATGGCGTGTCGGTTGCGGCTGTCGCCAATGGCTGGTCGGGCTATTTCAACAACGCGCTGACGGCCGTCGGCGTCGGGCTGCCGCCGGAGCTCACGAAGGGACCCTTTGCGGGCGGGATCGTGAACCTTCCTGCGTTCGGCATCGTCTTCCTGTTGATGATCATGCTGATCATCGGGGTGAAGGAGACGGCGCGGGTCAATGCGGCGATGGTCGCGGTGAAGCTTGGGACGATCGCGATTTTTCTGGCCGTCGCGATTTTCAATATCCACCCAGAGAACTGGACGCCGTTCGCGCCGTTCGGCTGGTTCGACCACAATGCGGAAGGCCGGCCGGTCGGCATTCTGGCGGGTGCGTCGCTCGTCTTCTTCGCCTACGTCGGCTTCGATGCGGTATCGACTGCGGTCGAAGAGGCCCGGGACCCGCAACGTGACGTGCCGCGAGGCCTCGTAGGCTCGCTGATCTTCTGCACGATCATCTACATCGTCGTTTCGGGCGTGCTGACCGGCATCGTCAATTACACCGAACTCAATGTGTCCTCGCCCGTTGCGTTCGCGCTTCAAAAGATCGGGTACAACTGGGCTTCGGCGTTGGTCGCCGCAGGCGTCATCACGGGGCTGACGACCGTCATGCTCGTCCTCTACTACGCCCTGACGCGCATCATCGTCGGCGTGTCGCGAGATGGACTGCTCCCGCCATATTTTTCCGTGGTGAACCGCCGTACGCACACGCCCGTTCGCACGACGGTGATCGTCGGCTTCGTCATGGCCATCATGGCCGGCTTCCTGCCGCTCGGCATTCTTGCCGAACTCGTGAACATCGGGACGCTTGCGGCGTTCGTCCTCGTGTGCGCCGGCGTGATCGCGCTCAGGATGTCGCATCCGGATCTGCCGCGGCCCTTCAAGATGCCAGGCGGCCTCATCATTCCTGTGCTCGGCATCCTTTCCTGCGGCGCGCTGATCGCGTTCCTGCCGTTCGAAACGCACCTGCGTTTCATCGTCTGGCTGGCGCTCGGGCTCGTCATCTACTTCGCGTATTCCATCAGGCACAGCCGGCTCGCGGTGGCATAG
- a CDS encoding magnesium transporter CorA family protein encodes MLRSYRRENSHLVLAQEGIEVDAGVIDLPFWIDLYNPAPQDNRYVEQLLGISLPTREEMQEIEVSARLYQEDGAEFMTLTAASQLESDEPINTPITFVLKGTTLVTVRYAEPKAFANFVVRAQRSNAVPVGNGEQIMMGLIEALLDRMADALERVGTGIDQVSRQVFRKGGKGKEKASPSSDDLQAAIERIGQDGDLLTKVRESLVSINRVLTYHTSVDQQDKKVTKDAKARSKVLYRDVVALTDQATFLSSKVNFLLDATLGLINLQQNQIIKIFSVAAVVFLPPTLVASIYGMNFADIPELRWGLGYPFALGMMVVSAILPYLYFKRRRWL; translated from the coding sequence ATGCTGCGCAGCTATCGCCGCGAAAATTCGCATCTCGTTTTGGCGCAGGAAGGTATTGAGGTCGATGCTGGGGTGATCGATCTTCCGTTTTGGATCGATCTCTACAATCCGGCTCCCCAGGACAACCGCTACGTCGAGCAGCTGCTCGGAATTTCGCTGCCGACGCGGGAGGAGATGCAGGAGATCGAAGTCTCCGCCCGCCTCTATCAGGAAGACGGCGCCGAGTTCATGACGCTGACGGCGGCGTCTCAGCTTGAAAGCGACGAGCCGATCAACACGCCGATCACGTTCGTGCTCAAGGGCACCACGCTCGTGACCGTTCGCTATGCGGAACCCAAGGCCTTCGCCAATTTCGTCGTGCGCGCGCAGCGTTCCAATGCGGTGCCGGTCGGGAACGGCGAGCAGATCATGATGGGCCTGATCGAAGCGCTGCTCGATCGTATGGCGGATGCTCTCGAGCGCGTCGGGACGGGGATCGATCAAGTTTCGCGGCAAGTCTTTCGTAAAGGCGGGAAGGGGAAGGAAAAGGCATCACCTTCCAGCGACGACCTGCAGGCGGCGATCGAGAGGATCGGTCAGGACGGCGATCTGTTGACCAAGGTCCGCGAAAGTCTCGTCAGCATCAACCGCGTGCTGACCTATCACACCAGCGTCGATCAGCAGGACAAGAAGGTCACGAAGGACGCGAAGGCGCGCAGCAAGGTTTTGTATCGGGACGTGGTCGCGTTGACGGATCAGGCGACGTTCCTGTCAAGCAAAGTCAATTTCCTGCTCGACGCGACGCTCGGGCTCATCAATCTGCAGCAGAACCAGATCATCAAGATCTTCTCGGTCGCGGCGGTGGTGTTTCTGCCGCCGACGCTCGTCGCTTCCATCTACGGCATGAACTTCGCGGATATTCCTGAACTCCGGTGGGGCCTCGGCTATCCGTTCGCGCTGGGCATGATGGTCGTATCGGCGATCCTGCCGTATCTCTATTTCAAGCGGCGCAGGTGGCTTTAG
- the meaB gene encoding methylmalonyl Co-A mutase-associated GTPase MeaB encodes MAKTTADPLPPVARIPAADIASYVDRMRAGERRAIATVITELERLSEAAPGLLQALQPHLGHALVVGFTGPPGAGKSTLVNAVIAHLRQHGRTVGVIAVDPSSPISGGAILGDRIRMTAALDDDGVFVRSLASRGYLGGLSPAAVRIIDALDGAGFDIVLLETVGTGQNEVDVAEVADIRVVIAAPGMGDDIQAMKSGLLEIADIIVVNKADRPGAEQTMQQLVGALSIRAMAAEKVPVLKTSALSGDGVPALVEAFDELGTRVAADGAIKRRRRRARYLIARAAADIVAARIKSGGKEGLDPLADAVLSGTMTPDKAARRLLE; translated from the coding sequence ATGGCCAAAACGACCGCAGATCCGCTCCCGCCAGTTGCCCGCATCCCAGCCGCCGACATCGCGAGCTATGTTGACCGCATGCGCGCGGGCGAACGCCGCGCCATCGCAACGGTGATCACCGAGCTCGAGCGGCTGTCTGAAGCCGCGCCCGGCCTGCTTCAGGCACTGCAGCCCCATCTCGGACATGCGCTCGTCGTCGGCTTTACAGGCCCGCCGGGCGCCGGAAAATCGACGCTCGTCAACGCCGTCATCGCGCATCTGAGACAGCACGGACGGACCGTCGGCGTCATCGCCGTCGATCCGTCGAGCCCGATCTCGGGCGGCGCCATACTCGGCGATCGCATCCGCATGACGGCGGCATTGGATGACGACGGCGTCTTCGTACGCTCACTCGCGTCGCGCGGTTATCTCGGCGGCTTGTCACCCGCAGCCGTCCGCATCATCGACGCACTCGACGGCGCGGGCTTCGATATCGTGCTGCTGGAAACCGTCGGCACCGGACAGAACGAAGTCGACGTCGCGGAAGTTGCCGATATTCGCGTCGTCATCGCCGCGCCTGGAATGGGTGATGACATTCAGGCGATGAAGTCCGGCCTTTTGGAAATCGCCGACATCATCGTCGTCAACAAAGCCGATCGCCCCGGCGCTGAACAAACGATGCAGCAACTTGTCGGCGCGCTGTCCATCCGCGCGATGGCAGCTGAAAAAGTCCCCGTGCTGAAGACGAGCGCGTTGAGCGGCGATGGCGTTCCCGCACTCGTCGAAGCGTTCGACGAACTCGGCACGCGCGTCGCAGCCGATGGCGCAATCAAGAGAAGGCGTCGCAGGGCTCGCTATTTGATCGCCCGCGCGGCCGCCGACATCGTCGCCGCACGCATCAAGTCCGGTGGCAAGGAAGGCCTCGATCCGCTCGCGGATGCCGTTCTCTCGGGCACGATGACGCCGGACAAGGCAGCACGCCGCTTGCTCGAATAG
- a CDS encoding acyltransferase family protein, which produces MLDKGRGIFQSALLSTKAHRADIDGLRAVAVLGVLGYHFGLGVPGGYGGVDVFFVISGFLIAGIIKNDLEAETFSLVNFYVRRIRRILPALVVCLSVTTIAALLILFPLDFKNYGRSLLAAVLSVSNFYFQSRNGYFDGAATEKPLLHTWSLGVEEQFYIVFPLTLLLLFKFARKCLLPLLLAVVVLSLAYSGFSGMRAREPAFFSTFGRAWELGIGTLLAFAALPPPSRRWAIEAEAGTGVLLIAFSYFFYDDDTLFPGLAAVPLCLGAALIIHSGMTPQKSFVARLLSSSPMIGIGLISYSIYLLHWPLLVLCQYRFPDVFAAGAPHATDARIGLALASVCLGALSWRFIEEPFRRSGVISTKTVFGAGATAVLTLVGASAVIIVRPHWLQSWPAAIEAMQFRRTVSGRVLGLKRQPGWTHDTYLIGNDGSTPDTVLWGDSFAQALVPGFITFYSKTGQGAVIAAAPGCPPLLGVTFYRRLANEKCRPHNDAIFKAISEPGIRRVILMARWSAFVNSTVRDGSGNPVVHGKSVRADGSVFAGVLEQVVSRLVAQNKEVVLVGPIPSQKFSVGPAMARHIAWDLPLPPELTLREFAEDERLVLPLLAQLATIPHVRVIYPHLSLCDPYACHYSINGKAMYSDDGHLSPDGVEALSSMFDELFHDAAKS; this is translated from the coding sequence GTGTTGGACAAGGGCCGAGGGATTTTTCAGTCCGCGCTGTTATCTACCAAAGCGCATCGCGCCGACATCGATGGTCTGCGCGCCGTGGCGGTTCTAGGCGTGCTGGGCTATCACTTCGGGCTTGGCGTTCCAGGCGGATACGGCGGCGTCGATGTCTTCTTCGTGATATCCGGCTTTCTCATCGCTGGAATAATAAAGAACGACCTCGAGGCTGAAACCTTCTCGCTTGTCAATTTCTACGTGCGGCGCATCCGCAGAATATTGCCGGCTCTCGTTGTCTGCCTTTCGGTGACGACGATCGCGGCCTTGCTCATTCTTTTTCCGCTAGACTTCAAGAATTATGGCCGCAGTCTGCTCGCAGCCGTTCTTTCCGTATCGAATTTTTATTTCCAGAGCCGCAACGGCTATTTCGACGGCGCGGCGACTGAAAAGCCGCTTCTCCACACATGGTCGCTTGGTGTCGAGGAGCAGTTCTATATCGTGTTTCCGCTGACGCTCCTCCTGCTCTTTAAGTTCGCAAGAAAATGCCTGTTGCCGCTGTTGTTGGCGGTTGTGGTGCTTTCACTCGCGTACAGCGGCTTCAGTGGTATGCGCGCACGTGAACCCGCCTTTTTCTCGACCTTCGGTCGGGCTTGGGAGTTAGGGATTGGGACGTTGCTTGCTTTTGCTGCTCTGCCGCCGCCGTCGCGCCGCTGGGCAATCGAGGCCGAAGCGGGAACGGGCGTGTTGCTAATTGCCTTCAGCTATTTCTTTTACGATGATGATACGCTGTTTCCCGGACTGGCAGCAGTGCCGCTCTGTTTGGGGGCTGCTCTTATCATTCATTCCGGCATGACGCCCCAAAAGTCGTTCGTGGCGCGGCTGCTCTCGTCGTCTCCGATGATTGGGATTGGGCTGATTTCCTATTCCATCTATCTCTTGCACTGGCCATTGCTGGTGCTCTGTCAATATCGTTTTCCGGATGTCTTCGCAGCCGGAGCACCGCACGCGACGGACGCGCGTATAGGCCTTGCCCTAGCGAGCGTCTGTCTCGGGGCCTTGTCTTGGCGTTTTATCGAGGAGCCCTTCCGGCGCTCCGGCGTTATTTCGACAAAAACGGTTTTCGGCGCTGGAGCCACCGCTGTCCTAACGCTCGTTGGGGCATCTGCCGTCATCATCGTTCGTCCGCACTGGCTGCAAAGCTGGCCGGCTGCGATCGAAGCGATGCAGTTCAGGAGAACGGTTTCGGGGCGGGTGCTTGGATTGAAGCGCCAGCCAGGGTGGACGCACGATACCTATCTCATCGGCAACGATGGCAGCACGCCCGACACAGTCTTGTGGGGTGACAGTTTCGCCCAGGCGCTCGTCCCGGGCTTTATCACCTTTTATAGCAAGACTGGCCAAGGCGCAGTCATAGCGGCGGCCCCGGGATGCCCTCCGCTGCTTGGAGTCACGTTCTACCGGCGCTTGGCGAACGAGAAGTGCCGGCCTCACAACGATGCTATTTTCAAAGCCATCAGTGAGCCTGGTATTCGGCGTGTCATTCTTATGGCGCGATGGTCGGCATTCGTGAACAGCACGGTGCGCGATGGCAGCGGAAATCCCGTCGTGCACGGGAAGAGCGTGCGCGCGGATGGCTCAGTTTTCGCCGGCGTACTTGAACAGGTCGTGAGCCGCCTCGTCGCGCAAAACAAAGAAGTCGTCCTGGTGGGGCCGATTCCGAGCCAGAAATTCTCTGTTGGCCCAGCTATGGCACGCCATATCGCGTGGGACCTGCCTCTACCTCCGGAACTGACGTTGCGGGAGTTTGCCGAGGATGAGCGTCTCGTTCTTCCCTTGCTGGCACAGCTAGCGACAATCCCTCACGTCCGTGTCATCTATCCGCACCTCAGCCTGTGCGATCCGTACGCTTGCCATTACAGCATCAATGGCAAAGCCATGTATTCGGATGACGGTCATCTTTCGCCAGACGGAGTGGAGGCGCTCTCAAGTATGTTCGACGAGCTTTTCCACGACGCGGCGAAGTCTTAG
- a CDS encoding TIGR00730 family Rossman fold protein codes for MNEMTKMAGTPASDNNSTPPSKIEGVCVYCGSGKGLNTAYTVAARKLGKSLADNGIRLIYGGGSLGLMGEVARSALGAGGKVTGIIPEFLGNRELMLRDVDELIVVENMHTRKQLMFDRADAFVALPGGVGTLEELVEQLTWSQLGRHAKPIVIANIDGFWNQFLKLLDHMKQETFIRDGLDVRFTVVDKAEDILPAILKAAKPQKPATEENVLKKF; via the coding sequence ATGAATGAAATGACAAAAATGGCCGGCACACCGGCAAGCGATAATAATTCCACACCCCCCTCAAAAATCGAAGGCGTCTGCGTTTATTGCGGCTCCGGGAAGGGACTGAACACTGCTTACACGGTAGCTGCGAGAAAGCTCGGCAAGTCGCTCGCCGACAACGGCATCCGCCTGATCTACGGCGGCGGCAGCCTCGGCCTGATGGGCGAGGTCGCTCGCTCCGCGCTCGGCGCCGGCGGCAAGGTCACGGGCATCATCCCGGAATTCCTCGGCAACCGCGAGTTGATGCTGAGAGACGTCGACGAGCTGATCGTCGTCGAGAACATGCACACGCGCAAGCAGCTGATGTTTGATCGCGCCGACGCATTTGTGGCGCTTCCCGGCGGCGTCGGCACGCTCGAGGAACTCGTCGAGCAGTTGACATGGTCCCAGCTCGGCCGTCACGCGAAGCCGATCGTCATCGCCAACATCGACGGGTTCTGGAATCAGTTCCTGAAGCTTCTCGATCACATGAAGCAGGAGACCTTCATACGCGACGGTCTCGACGTGCGCTTTACCGTTGTCGATAAGGCCGAAGACATCCTCCCCGCGATCCTCAAAGCCGCGAAGCCGCAAAAACCTGCAACCGAGGAAAACGTGCTGAAAAAATTCTGA
- a CDS encoding LysM peptidoglycan-binding domain-containing protein, protein MKNDEATVSAKKTAIVSARAGAVAALLVLAGLLPLPLGAAIDRGDSASSGTTVIIASEFPPVAIDSEDTLDAEDRLPVLAEDASTPPEAPASSDAREIDVWPPEADPSDADVSSETDSNLARSVWAPKELGIADRVQDWLARANREFQSTIIRRLSTPSAVAGDAIARNVEEVKGEDAAAAAARAEEAINTAQAKLAAEAEAKHQRELSDAAAKAAEEAKAREAEVARLDEERKATEEKRRTEEQRRQAELRVAEAEKAAKLKAAEDAAAKEAAEKAAAAAKEREIAERQAAEAAAAQRAAEAKQQALREAEAAKAAEEARAAEEAKGVEEAKAKAAEAKRPADEEAAKAAAAQEAEARAKIAAASEAAEKERAAEVAAKKDAEAKQALAAQTAAPTKQAMVEDEDKDETDVAAAPSATEQPSVSGAQPAKRVEGKFSGESDGKVAARKPRHHARVHRQASNRSTGRSVNGGASQSAHSGPVVKRWVRQPRQGRCRLAGHKVLLPGRYTVARGDNLWLIALRHYHDGWYFRRIYRANQDVIRNPNLIHPCERLYLPRL, encoded by the coding sequence ATGAAAAATGACGAAGCCACGGTTTCCGCGAAGAAAACCGCGATCGTAAGCGCGCGGGCTGGCGCCGTCGCCGCGCTTCTCGTCCTTGCCGGGCTGCTGCCGCTGCCGCTCGGGGCCGCCATCGATCGGGGAGATTCGGCGTCCAGTGGTACAACTGTCATCATCGCCAGCGAGTTTCCACCGGTCGCGATCGATAGCGAAGATACGCTCGATGCCGAAGATCGGCTTCCCGTGCTGGCCGAGGACGCTTCAACGCCGCCCGAAGCACCGGCAAGCTCGGATGCGCGGGAGATAGATGTATGGCCGCCCGAGGCTGATCCCTCCGATGCCGACGTTTCGTCCGAGACGGACAGCAATCTCGCTCGGAGCGTGTGGGCGCCGAAGGAGCTTGGGATTGCCGATCGCGTGCAAGACTGGCTGGCGCGCGCCAATCGCGAATTTCAATCGACGATCATTCGCCGGTTGTCGACGCCGTCGGCAGTCGCGGGCGATGCGATCGCCCGCAACGTCGAAGAGGTAAAGGGCGAGGACGCAGCGGCTGCTGCGGCACGCGCGGAAGAGGCGATCAATACAGCGCAGGCCAAACTGGCGGCCGAGGCTGAGGCCAAGCATCAGCGCGAACTGTCCGATGCCGCCGCGAAGGCCGCGGAGGAAGCCAAGGCGCGCGAAGCGGAAGTCGCTCGTCTCGACGAGGAGCGGAAAGCGACGGAAGAAAAGCGCCGCACGGAGGAGCAAAGGCGGCAGGCTGAACTTCGGGTCGCCGAGGCGGAGAAAGCTGCGAAGCTAAAAGCGGCCGAGGATGCGGCAGCCAAGGAGGCTGCTGAGAAAGCTGCTGCGGCGGCAAAAGAGCGAGAGATCGCCGAAAGGCAGGCGGCTGAAGCGGCTGCTGCTCAAAGAGCGGCGGAAGCCAAGCAGCAAGCCTTGAGAGAAGCCGAGGCAGCCAAGGCTGCGGAAGAAGCCAGGGCGGCTGAAGAAGCCAAGGGTGTGGAAGAGGCAAAGGCAAAGGCAGCGGAAGCGAAGCGGCCGGCGGATGAGGAAGCCGCCAAGGCTGCGGCCGCTCAGGAGGCTGAGGCCCGGGCAAAGATCGCTGCCGCAAGCGAGGCTGCAGAAAAAGAACGCGCGGCGGAAGTGGCCGCCAAGAAAGACGCGGAAGCCAAGCAGGCACTCGCCGCCCAGACGGCGGCTCCGACCAAGCAGGCGATGGTCGAGGACGAGGATAAGGACGAGACCGACGTCGCGGCTGCGCCGAGCGCGACCGAGCAACCGTCGGTCAGTGGCGCGCAGCCCGCGAAGAGAGTCGAAGGTAAATTCTCCGGCGAAAGCGATGGCAAAGTGGCAGCGCGCAAGCCGCGCCATCATGCCCGCGTTCACAGGCAGGCGAGCAATCGCTCGACCGGTCGCTCAGTCAACGGTGGGGCCAGTCAATCGGCGCATAGTGGTCCGGTCGTGAAGCGCTGGGTCAGGCAACCGCGGCAGGGCCGCTGCCGGCTTGCGGGCCACAAGGTTTTGCTGCCCGGCCGCTATACGGTCGCACGCGGCGACAACCTGTGGCTCATTGCCCTTCGGCACTATCACGACGGTTGGTATTTCCGCCGGATTTACCGCGCGAACCAGGACGTTATCCGCAACCCCAACCTGATCCATCCGTGCGAGCGGCTTTATCTGCCCAGGCTGTAA